In Priestia megaterium NBRC 15308 = ATCC 14581, the following proteins share a genomic window:
- a CDS encoding ATP-binding protein — protein MPVCPSCNYKEDYNFCRMCGTQVRHTFTNQEDQLFYPLKDRIMTDDNEPKHQAILSHTHDLVCAITGDGIYEYASPSYAKTLGVYPDELIGQHVLINAYPEDKHLISTILANMSKTKDASTFEYRKFHVNGTIVLLECKGAPIITSTGEIEGFVFVSRDVTEKRQAEKKIRNSEKLSVIGHLAASIAHEVRNPLTTIKGFIQLFSETQQPKKTMIYRDLIQHELSQIEHIIAEFMSLAKREYAYTESLVMTDLLDEVLKQFEPVTGVKNIHIIRHYPKEHPLLISGQKTQLTQAFIHIIQNAIDSMESGGKLTVSIKKAARETLCIVIKDSGCGIDSKRISHIGEPFYTTKERGVGLGLTICNKIINEHNGFFHVSSEENDGTSITITLPMKTPELYVVEV, from the coding sequence ATGCCCGTTTGTCCTTCTTGTAACTATAAGGAAGACTATAATTTTTGCAGAATGTGCGGCACTCAAGTTCGGCACACCTTCACGAACCAAGAAGATCAGCTTTTTTATCCATTAAAAGATCGAATCATGACGGATGACAATGAACCAAAGCATCAAGCTATTTTATCTCATACCCATGATTTAGTATGTGCTATTACTGGAGATGGCATTTATGAATACGCTTCTCCTTCTTACGCTAAAACTTTAGGCGTTTATCCTGATGAGCTTATTGGACAACATGTGCTTATCAATGCGTATCCTGAAGACAAACACCTAATCTCGACTATTTTAGCTAACATGAGCAAAACAAAAGATGCCTCCACATTTGAATACCGAAAGTTTCACGTGAATGGCACCATCGTTTTATTAGAATGTAAAGGCGCTCCAATTATCACATCCACTGGAGAAATCGAAGGGTTTGTATTTGTCTCACGAGACGTAACAGAAAAAAGACAAGCAGAGAAAAAGATCCGAAATTCAGAAAAACTTTCTGTCATTGGTCACCTTGCTGCAAGTATCGCACACGAGGTTAGAAATCCTTTGACAACCATTAAAGGGTTTATACAACTGTTCAGTGAGACACAGCAGCCGAAAAAAACAATGATTTATCGAGATCTCATTCAGCATGAGCTCTCGCAAATTGAACATATTATCGCAGAATTTATGAGTTTAGCTAAACGAGAGTACGCATATACAGAAAGCCTTGTTATGACAGACTTGCTAGATGAGGTATTAAAGCAATTTGAACCGGTTACTGGAGTCAAAAATATCCACATCATTCGCCATTATCCAAAAGAACATCCCCTGCTCATTAGTGGGCAAAAAACACAGCTAACCCAAGCATTTATTCATATTATACAAAATGCCATTGATTCGATGGAAAGTGGCGGCAAGCTGACTGTATCGATTAAAAAAGCAGCTAGAGAAACGCTATGTATTGTGATAAAAGATAGCGGATGTGGAATTGACTCAAAGCGTATCTCTCATATAGGAGAGCCTTTTTATACAACAAAAGAACGAGGAGTAGGCCTGGGACTAACCATTTGTAACAAAATTATTAATGAGCATAATGGTTTTTTTCACGTATCAAGCGAAGAAAATGACGGCACAAGCATTACCATTACCCTGCCTATGAAAACGCCTGAACTTTATGTGGTAGAAGTGTAA
- a CDS encoding metal-dependent hydrolase — MRYHTHIATSIAAGAGVAITGDASFTFPYVVGIAIGALLPDIDEPNSYIGRRSLGLAKVIKSIFGHRGITHSILASGLIFYLHTMYNNDFTLGIAYGYAFHILGDFFSKRGVPFFSPLSKKKFKPPLTYETGGGAETLIFYLAVIGSFYMLYKYQLYTQLF, encoded by the coding sequence TTGAGATATCACACACATATTGCAACATCGATTGCTGCCGGTGCCGGTGTGGCTATAACAGGAGACGCTTCGTTTACATTTCCTTATGTTGTAGGCATTGCGATTGGAGCGCTGCTTCCTGATATTGATGAACCAAATTCATATATTGGTAGAAGATCTCTTGGTCTCGCAAAAGTCATTAAATCTATTTTTGGACACCGAGGTATTACGCATTCTATTCTTGCAAGTGGACTTATTTTTTATTTACATACGATGTATAACAACGATTTTACATTAGGGATAGCCTATGGATACGCTTTTCATATTCTTGGAGATTTCTTTTCTAAACGAGGGGTACCTTTTTTCTCTCCTCTTAGCAAGAAGAAGTTTAAGCCTCCTTTAACATATGAAACAGGTGGTGGAGCAGAGACTCTCATCTTTTACCTGGCAGTGATAGGAAGTTTTTATATGCTTTATAAGTATCAGCTGTACACCCAGCTGTTTTAA
- a CDS encoding NAD-dependent succinate-semialdehyde dehydrogenase — MKQANLYINGEFVSANDTYEVVNPATNEVVAAVAKGGEKEAKLAADAAYEAFQTWSKKTAEERGKLLFKWHQLIEEHTDELAEIMTVEQGKPLKEAKGEIGYANGFVSWYAEEGKRIYGETIPASSPNKRLFAHKQPVGVMAAITPWNFPAAMITRKVAPALAAGCTAVIKPAEQTPLTALRLAELAQEAGIPKGVINVVTGDAKAIGEAWLQDGRVRKLSFTGSTEVGKLLMRGAADTVKKVSLELGGHAPFIVTANADLDKAVTNAIASKFRNAGQTCVCTNRIYVHESIAKPFAEQFAAAVSQLKVGNGLEEGTDIGPLIDEKALEKVKRHLDDVVAKGGNVLTGGAVREEGSGLFVEPTVVDGATDDMLCMYEETFGPIAPIATYQTEEEVIRRANNSPYGLAAYVFTENISEAIRIAEALEYGIVGLNDGLPSTPQAPFGGFKESGLGREGGHYGIEEYLEVKYISLGF; from the coding sequence GAAAAAGAAGCAAAGCTAGCAGCAGATGCTGCCTATGAAGCGTTTCAAACATGGTCTAAAAAAACAGCAGAAGAGCGCGGTAAATTATTATTTAAATGGCATCAGCTGATCGAAGAACACACGGATGAACTTGCTGAAATAATGACAGTTGAGCAAGGTAAGCCTCTTAAAGAAGCAAAAGGTGAAATTGGCTATGCCAACGGATTTGTTTCATGGTACGCAGAAGAAGGCAAACGCATTTACGGAGAAACAATTCCAGCTTCTTCTCCTAATAAACGATTATTTGCTCATAAGCAGCCTGTGGGAGTCATGGCAGCTATTACACCTTGGAACTTCCCGGCAGCTATGATTACGCGTAAAGTAGCCCCAGCTTTAGCAGCTGGATGTACAGCGGTTATTAAACCCGCAGAACAAACGCCACTAACGGCTCTTCGACTAGCAGAGCTTGCACAAGAAGCGGGTATTCCAAAAGGCGTAATTAATGTAGTTACGGGAGATGCAAAAGCGATTGGAGAAGCGTGGCTTCAAGATGGACGCGTACGTAAACTATCGTTTACGGGCTCTACAGAAGTAGGTAAACTGTTAATGCGCGGAGCAGCTGATACGGTTAAAAAAGTGTCTTTAGAGTTAGGCGGACACGCTCCGTTTATCGTAACAGCAAATGCTGATTTAGACAAAGCAGTAACAAATGCAATTGCTTCTAAATTCCGTAACGCTGGTCAAACATGCGTATGTACAAACCGCATCTACGTGCACGAGTCTATTGCTAAACCGTTCGCAGAGCAGTTTGCAGCGGCTGTTAGTCAGCTGAAAGTCGGAAACGGTTTAGAAGAAGGTACGGATATCGGACCTTTAATCGATGAAAAAGCGTTAGAAAAAGTAAAGCGCCACTTAGATGATGTTGTAGCAAAGGGTGGAAATGTCTTAACTGGAGGGGCTGTACGCGAAGAGGGAAGCGGGCTTTTTGTTGAGCCTACGGTTGTAGATGGTGCAACGGACGACATGCTTTGTATGTACGAAGAAACATTCGGACCAATTGCTCCAATTGCGACGTATCAAACAGAAGAAGAAGTTATTCGCCGTGCAAATAACTCTCCTTACGGATTAGCAGCCTATGTGTTCACTGAAAATATTTCAGAAGCTATTCGTATTGCTGAAGCTTTAGAATATGGTATTGTAGGGTTAAATGATGGACTACCTTCTACACCACAAGCGCCGTTTGGCGGCTTTAAAGAAAGTGGACTTGGACGTGAAGGCGGACATTACGGAATTGAAGAATATTTGGAAGTAAAATATATTTCTTTAGGCTTTTAA